One window of the Archaeoglobus sulfaticallidus PM70-1 genome contains the following:
- the purD gene encoding phosphoribosylamine--glycine ligase — protein MRVLVVDAGGRGNAIAHAFSRSETVKEVYVAPGNGGSEFFDKCRIAELNGKKIPSIRAVDEIVEFAKKSEVDLVFVGPEEPLSLGLVDRLEEEGINAVGPRKQETILEASKCWAKDFMRKIGVPIPEYWNFDDAESAKEFVKEFYRENPDKNLVVKADGLAAGKGVYVCDSVDECLKAIDEIMIEKKFGSAGNKICIEERLYGIEVAFTALSDGKNAVCFGHAKDYKRAFDPDDLEGLRNFYIGYNKKFISLDAAKKLFEEGKLLNPNTGGMGAVSPHPFLNEELESRIMDEVVNPIIRKFRELEGKEFRGVLYPVIMLVREGDEFVPKVLEINVRDCDPGAEAKLPRLKSDIAELSMAILEGRLKDVEVEFSNRYCVAVCAVSGFLKGREGLKPGYPSDHYTNQPITGIETAMSEDTFIYANGISKANGYQTTGGRVLTVSSLADSLEEARKKSYDALSKISFPGMRYRKTIGMDVPD, from the coding sequence ATGAGAGTCCTTGTTGTGGATGCTGGTGGAAGGGGTAACGCCATAGCTCACGCTTTCTCCAGAAGTGAAACTGTCAAGGAGGTTTATGTCGCTCCAGGAAATGGTGGTAGTGAGTTTTTTGATAAATGCAGGATAGCTGAACTGAACGGAAAGAAAATACCCTCAATAAGGGCGGTAGACGAGATCGTCGAGTTCGCAAAAAAGAGCGAAGTTGATCTCGTTTTCGTTGGGCCAGAGGAGCCGCTCAGCCTGGGACTTGTGGACAGGCTTGAAGAGGAGGGAATAAATGCTGTCGGCCCGAGAAAGCAAGAGACAATTCTTGAAGCAAGCAAATGCTGGGCGAAGGATTTCATGAGGAAGATTGGGGTCCCAATCCCAGAGTACTGGAACTTCGATGATGCTGAGAGTGCAAAGGAGTTCGTAAAGGAGTTCTACAGGGAAAATCCAGACAAAAATCTGGTTGTGAAGGCTGATGGACTTGCTGCAGGGAAGGGAGTCTATGTGTGCGATTCGGTCGATGAATGCCTGAAGGCAATTGACGAGATAATGATTGAAAAGAAGTTCGGGTCGGCTGGAAACAAGATATGCATTGAAGAGCGATTATACGGCATAGAGGTTGCATTCACAGCATTGAGCGATGGTAAAAATGCTGTCTGCTTCGGGCATGCAAAGGACTACAAGAGGGCGTTCGATCCGGACGATCTGGAAGGGCTCAGGAATTTCTACATAGGCTATAACAAGAAGTTCATAAGCCTTGATGCCGCGAAAAAGCTCTTTGAGGAAGGGAAACTGCTCAATCCAAATACTGGAGGTATGGGAGCGGTATCACCACATCCATTCCTGAATGAAGAGCTTGAAAGCAGAATAATGGATGAGGTTGTAAATCCGATAATCAGGAAGTTCAGAGAGCTTGAAGGAAAGGAGTTCAGGGGCGTGCTCTACCCTGTCATCATGCTTGTGAGAGAGGGAGATGAATTTGTGCCGAAAGTCCTCGAGATAAATGTAAGGGACTGCGATCCCGGGGCAGAGGCCAAGCTTCCGAGGCTCAAAAGCGATATTGCTGAGCTTTCCATGGCAATTCTTGAAGGAAGGCTAAAAGATGTAGAGGTAGAGTTCTCGAACAGGTATTGCGTTGCCGTCTGCGCTGTAAGCGGGTTTTTGAAAGGAAGAGAGGGCTTAAAGCCCGGATATCCATCAGACCACTACACAAACCAGCCGATTACTGGCATCGAGACTGCTATGAGCGAGGACACATTCATTTACGCCAACGGCATCTCAAAGGCAAACGGCTATCAGACAACTGGAGGGAGGGTGCTTACAGTATCATCGTTAGCCGATAGTCTTGAAGAGGCTAGAAAGAAGTCATATGATGCCCTCTCAAAGATTAGCTTCCCGGGAATGAGGTACCGGAAGACGATAGGGATGGATGTTCCGGATTAG
- a CDS encoding oxidoreductase → MKLLEPVEVGGMEIKNRIVMPAVGSNFWTVDGAVTKKLIEFYRERAMNGVGYVVVGVAKIEPQFFGGLAIHDDRYIDGLKKLADVFHEYDVKCAVQLWHPGRYEISLSDSQPVSASDIPPPIFTRRKPKALTKDEILKIEDEFAEAALRAKKAGFDAVELICSAGYLISQFLSPATNKRTDEYGGSLENRARFAVEIIERIKEKCGNFPVGCRISGDEFVEGGNTLEDMKKIAKILESAGSAYFNVTAGWHESKRPLITMFVPRGGFVYLAEGIKSAVDVPVIASNRINTPELAEKILQEGKADMVSMMRALLADPELPRKVMEGRMDEIRVCVACNQGCMDYAFRGKPITCLVNPAVGREKEFRNLKADVKKRIVVVGGGPAGCKAAEMLAEKGHEVILFEKKRLGGQLIFAAKSPYGREFSAIPEYFERVLPKREVQIRYEEATAEKVLELNPDAVIVAVGAEPIIPQIPGVENAITAFEVLDGAEVGDRAVIIGGGGVGCSTAAMLAENGKDVTIVEMLPKIGNDIGISTRWNVLLYLREKGVKMLTNTKAVEIKKNSVVVESQGERKELECDTAIIAVGTKPADGLYDELKDVEVYRIGDCECPAKALDAIRQAADLALKL, encoded by the coding sequence ATGAAACTCCTTGAACCAGTAGAAGTTGGTGGAATGGAAATCAAGAACAGAATAGTTATGCCCGCAGTTGGTAGCAATTTCTGGACTGTTGATGGTGCGGTAACTAAGAAGCTAATCGAGTTTTATCGAGAGAGGGCGATGAACGGTGTGGGGTATGTTGTTGTCGGCGTTGCAAAAATAGAGCCGCAGTTTTTTGGAGGGCTTGCGATACACGATGACAGGTATATAGATGGATTGAAGAAGCTCGCCGATGTTTTTCACGAGTATGATGTTAAATGTGCGGTTCAGCTATGGCATCCGGGGAGGTATGAGATATCGCTCTCCGACTCTCAGCCAGTTTCAGCCTCGGACATTCCACCTCCGATATTCACGAGGAGAAAGCCCAAAGCCTTAACAAAGGATGAGATTTTGAAGATTGAGGATGAGTTTGCTGAAGCTGCCTTGAGGGCTAAAAAGGCCGGTTTTGATGCGGTTGAGCTGATATGTTCTGCTGGATACCTCATAAGCCAGTTTTTAAGTCCGGCAACGAACAAAAGGACGGATGAGTATGGGGGTAGCCTGGAGAACAGAGCCAGATTCGCTGTTGAGATAATCGAGAGGATCAAGGAAAAATGCGGGAATTTTCCCGTAGGATGCAGGATATCTGGTGATGAGTTTGTTGAAGGTGGAAATACGCTTGAAGATATGAAGAAGATAGCGAAAATACTGGAGTCTGCGGGATCCGCTTACTTCAATGTGACTGCTGGCTGGCATGAGTCCAAGAGACCGCTCATAACTATGTTCGTTCCAAGAGGTGGGTTTGTGTATCTTGCGGAGGGCATAAAGAGCGCTGTGGATGTTCCTGTAATTGCCTCAAACAGGATCAACACACCTGAGCTTGCGGAGAAAATCCTTCAGGAAGGTAAGGCTGATATGGTCTCGATGATGAGGGCTTTGCTCGCAGATCCAGAACTGCCGAGAAAAGTTATGGAAGGAAGAATGGATGAGATAAGGGTCTGTGTTGCCTGCAATCAGGGATGCATGGATTATGCATTTCGGGGGAAGCCCATAACCTGTTTGGTAAATCCTGCGGTTGGCAGGGAGAAGGAGTTCAGGAATTTAAAGGCTGATGTGAAGAAGAGGATAGTCGTTGTTGGAGGAGGACCGGCAGGATGCAAAGCTGCTGAGATGCTGGCTGAGAAGGGACATGAGGTAATTCTTTTTGAGAAGAAAAGGCTGGGAGGACAGCTGATCTTTGCAGCAAAGTCTCCGTATGGACGGGAGTTCTCGGCAATTCCCGAGTATTTCGAGAGAGTTTTGCCAAAGAGAGAGGTTCAGATCAGGTATGAGGAGGCTACTGCTGAGAAGGTTCTTGAGCTTAATCCTGATGCTGTTATCGTTGCGGTTGGGGCTGAACCAATAATTCCGCAGATTCCGGGAGTTGAGAATGCCATTACGGCATTTGAGGTACTGGATGGTGCAGAAGTTGGAGATAGGGCTGTTATAATTGGTGGCGGTGGTGTTGGTTGCTCCACAGCAGCCATGCTTGCCGAGAATGGCAAAGATGTAACGATCGTGGAGATGCTGCCGAAAATAGGAAATGACATAGGAATCTCCACAAGATGGAATGTTCTGCTGTATCTGAGAGAGAAGGGCGTGAAGATGCTGACAAACACGAAGGCCGTGGAGATCAAAAAGAATTCGGTTGTTGTTGAGTCTCAAGGAGAGAGGAAAGAGCTTGAGTGCGATACCGCCATCATAGCGGTTGGTACGAAGCCCGCAGATGGGCTTTATGATGAGCTCAAGGATGTTGAGGTTTACAGAATAGGAGACTGCGAGTGTCCGGCAAAGGCTCTGGATGCAATAAGGCAGGCAGCAGACCTGGCTTTGAAGCTATGA
- a CDS encoding helix-turn-helix domain-containing protein codes for MLRIRDIFTTSRSRILTKLEERPHTISELSKKTGYSKSTLAYHMEKLMEMGVVRRVEDGRKWVYYELTDEGRKLVRRDMIKMASLLVTGVMSIIFSAFRLLHRMQRPSAAPEMVTPVVREVEKVPTAVPAATPTPTPVPTPTPTPTPAPTPPPTSTPMPSPVKITPFVLSEKEVGYGLPYDPVAASFLLAGVLLILIFLYYRFKK; via the coding sequence GTGCTAAGAATCAGAGATATATTCACAACTTCAAGAAGCAGAATTCTCACGAAACTTGAAGAACGCCCTCACACCATTTCTGAGCTCTCAAAGAAAACAGGCTACTCCAAATCCACTCTTGCATACCACATGGAGAAGCTAATGGAGATGGGGGTTGTTAGGAGAGTTGAAGACGGCAGGAAGTGGGTGTACTATGAGCTTACAGATGAGGGCAGAAAGCTCGTTAGAAGGGATATGATAAAAATGGCTTCTCTGCTGGTTACAGGGGTTATGTCCATAATCTTCTCTGCTTTCAGACTGCTGCACAGGATGCAGAGACCTTCAGCAGCCCCTGAAATGGTAACACCTGTGGTCAGAGAGGTTGAAAAAGTGCCAACTGCTGTGCCAGCAGCAACCCCAACCCCCACCCCTGTCCCTACACCTACACCCACACCGACCCCTGCACCAACCCCGCCCCCCACTTCAACACCCATGCCAAGTCCTGTAAAAATCACACCCTTTGTCCTGAGCGAAAAGGAGGTTGGGTACGGACTGCCATATGATCCTGTGGCGGCATCTTTCTTGCTTGCAGGCGTATTGCTTATTTTGATATTTTTATATTACAGATTTAAAAAATAA
- the pscS gene encoding O-phospho-L-seryl-tRNA:Cys-tRNA synthase, which produces MFYPRQTKEFINIDPLQTGGRLSEEAKKALVEWGDGYSVCDFCTGTLDSIKTPPIYKFVHEILPEFLGCDVARITNGAREGKFAIMHAFSGCKGGEIIMDENAHYSSYVSAERAGLKVIFAKNSGYPEYIVTADDYETAIDSAKNPVLALVTYPDGNYGNLPNIKRIAKVCESNSIPLIVNGAYAIGRMDFKLKRMGGDFIVGSGHKSMASAGPVGVLGMKEDYADIVLKKSEKFKVKEIEMLGCTARGVVVMTLIASFPHIVERIKRWDEEVRKARYFAERFEELGIIQLGEKPHNHDLMFFESKVLYEISKKAKSGRFFLYKELKKKKIHGIKPGLTKHFKLSTYMLSEEEIEYIIRAFEEIIEKYSG; this is translated from the coding sequence ATGTTTTACCCAAGGCAGACAAAAGAGTTCATAAACATCGACCCCCTGCAAACAGGCGGGAGGCTGAGCGAGGAAGCCAAGAAGGCGTTGGTGGAGTGGGGAGATGGATACAGTGTGTGTGACTTCTGCACCGGAACACTCGACAGCATCAAAACACCTCCCATCTACAAGTTCGTTCACGAAATCCTTCCAGAATTTCTCGGATGTGATGTTGCGAGAATCACCAACGGTGCGAGAGAGGGTAAGTTTGCGATAATGCATGCTTTTTCTGGGTGCAAGGGTGGAGAGATAATAATGGACGAGAATGCTCATTATTCAAGCTATGTTTCTGCAGAAAGGGCTGGTTTAAAGGTTATCTTCGCAAAAAATTCTGGATATCCCGAGTACATAGTCACAGCAGATGATTATGAAACGGCAATAGATTCCGCAAAGAATCCTGTTCTCGCCCTTGTTACATATCCAGATGGCAACTACGGGAACCTTCCGAATATAAAGAGAATAGCAAAGGTCTGTGAGAGCAACAGCATACCACTGATAGTCAATGGCGCTTATGCGATTGGCAGAATGGACTTCAAGCTCAAAAGGATGGGTGGGGATTTCATAGTGGGCAGCGGACATAAATCCATGGCTTCTGCCGGCCCTGTTGGAGTTCTCGGCATGAAGGAAGATTATGCCGACATTGTGCTTAAAAAATCCGAGAAGTTCAAGGTCAAGGAGATCGAAATGCTCGGATGCACGGCAAGAGGAGTTGTTGTCATGACCCTTATCGCTTCATTCCCGCACATTGTTGAGAGGATAAAGCGATGGGATGAAGAGGTCAGGAAAGCAAGATACTTTGCTGAGAGATTTGAAGAACTTGGAATAATTCAGCTTGGAGAGAAACCACATAACCATGATCTGATGTTCTTTGAAAGCAAGGTGCTTTATGAGATCTCAAAAAAGGCCAAATCTGGAAGGTTCTTTCTGTACAAGGAGCTAAAGAAGAAGAAAATCCACGGAATAAAACCGGGATTAACCAAGCATTTCAAGCTATCAACCTACATGCTGTCTGAGGAGGAAATAGAATACATCATAAGGGCGTTTGAGGAGATAATAGAAAAGTACAGTGGCTAA
- a CDS encoding DMT family transporter codes for MHIGEIFAFLSAIFWAIGAGFYKKGLETTDVWSGNLMRTGFTSLGFIIFMVLNDSLIESINALTLELVFWLIFSAFFAFFLGDVLYLASIKECGVAKAVPISSTYPIFVSVWSFLLFGKLSLYVLFGAILIVMAIKLISKGEEKNSLKGIFLAISASISWSLSITVLELLTSYLPSEAVAGFRFIIAFMFLNLIVAKNGFNFSWNSLLWMGVGGMFVMVLGNYVFVEAIKLIGSAKVSPISAVYPILSAVFAGTVLREKITLRIIAGTLLSFAGVLLVLTG; via the coding sequence ATGCACATTGGTGAGATCTTTGCATTTCTGTCAGCGATCTTCTGGGCAATCGGAGCTGGATTCTACAAAAAAGGGCTGGAAACAACCGACGTATGGAGTGGAAATCTCATGAGAACAGGATTCACATCATTGGGCTTCATAATTTTCATGGTTCTGAACGATTCTCTTATAGAGTCCATTAATGCTCTAACTCTGGAGCTTGTTTTTTGGCTCATATTCTCAGCTTTCTTTGCGTTCTTTCTCGGTGATGTTCTGTATCTGGCATCCATCAAGGAGTGTGGAGTTGCGAAGGCCGTGCCCATAAGCTCAACTTATCCAATTTTCGTGTCAGTCTGGAGCTTCTTGCTTTTTGGGAAGCTGAGCCTGTATGTTTTATTTGGAGCAATTCTGATAGTTATGGCTATAAAGCTAATCTCAAAAGGAGAGGAAAAGAATTCCCTGAAGGGTATATTTCTTGCAATCTCGGCATCGATTTCATGGAGCTTAAGCATAACAGTCCTTGAGCTCCTCACATCCTATCTACCATCAGAGGCTGTGGCTGGGTTCAGGTTTATCATAGCCTTCATGTTTCTGAACCTTATTGTAGCTAAAAACGGGTTTAATTTCAGCTGGAACTCCCTGCTGTGGATGGGTGTTGGGGGCATGTTCGTTATGGTTCTGGGGAATTATGTGTTCGTCGAGGCTATAAAGCTTATAGGTTCGGCGAAGGTCTCGCCAATATCTGCCGTTTACCCTATACTTTCAGCAGTATTTGCTGGAACTGTTTTGAGGGAGAAAATAACTTTAAGGATAATTGCCGGAACCCTTCTGTCTTTTGCGGGAGTTTTGCTTGTGCTGACAGGTTAG
- a CDS encoding bifunctional nuclease family protein produces the protein MEKLAEVFGVFAVQSVFGLSSVVVLRAEDGRYLPIYIGNTEAMAIHSALRNKTMSRPMTHDLLTEILKKLRTKVVRIIIDDLVDNTFYARIVLSQNNHEIELDARPSDSIAIAVRMASPIYVDEKVLDEAGQDEELSSEFVEFDQIMKY, from the coding sequence ATGGAAAAACTTGCTGAAGTATTTGGTGTGTTTGCAGTGCAGAGTGTTTTTGGATTATCCTCTGTTGTTGTTCTGAGGGCTGAAGATGGGAGATATCTGCCGATATACATCGGAAACACGGAGGCAATGGCCATACATTCTGCACTCAGGAATAAAACAATGTCCCGCCCGATGACACATGATCTGCTTACCGAGATTCTGAAAAAGCTCAGAACGAAAGTCGTCAGGATAATCATCGATGATCTGGTTGACAACACATTCTATGCGAGAATAGTTTTATCTCAGAATAATCACGAAATCGAGCTTGATGCGAGGCCAAGCGATAGCATCGCAATAGCTGTGAGAATGGCATCTCCGATATATGTGGATGAGAAGGTTCTTGATGAAGCCGGACAGGATGAAGAGCTTTCGAGCGAGTTTGTCGAGTTCGATCAGATAATGAAGTACTGA
- a CDS encoding LLM class flavin-dependent oxidoreductase gives MVKFSLLMPYPAPEPIERIFRLVERVEKYPFDSIWFPDHTLMYPKGFCPDVWTVISALSTKTKLRMGSAVTCPHRRHPSIFAQMIATIDHLSAGISVGIGAGESMNLDPFGIEWRKPVKKMREFIEVCRLLWGGEKVDYDGEFFKLRGAYLQIRPKRYIPIYIGANGRKTRELTGEIADGWIPICESPKTYKKNAEEVISSARKAKRDKPEMALQIYTAISDREEDLNFVRMYPVVMLLGSLKKIREAGYDVDIDEIGDEFYFKELIPGESMENKLYELIPKIPVEVSNDFSIMGNREECIEKIEAFIKAGVEHFILINIGPDPKETLRIYGEEIVPYFRELRD, from the coding sequence ATGGTAAAATTCAGCCTGCTCATGCCATATCCTGCTCCAGAGCCTATAGAGAGGATTTTCAGGCTTGTGGAGAGGGTTGAAAAATATCCATTCGACTCTATATGGTTCCCAGATCACACGCTGATGTATCCGAAGGGTTTCTGTCCAGATGTATGGACGGTAATCTCTGCATTATCGACAAAAACGAAGCTCAGAATGGGCAGCGCTGTAACATGCCCGCATAGGAGGCATCCATCTATATTTGCTCAGATGATAGCAACAATAGACCACCTATCTGCTGGAATCAGCGTTGGAATTGGAGCTGGAGAGTCGATGAACCTCGATCCATTTGGAATCGAGTGGAGAAAGCCGGTAAAGAAAATGAGGGAGTTTATCGAGGTATGCAGACTGCTGTGGGGTGGGGAAAAGGTGGACTATGATGGAGAGTTTTTCAAGCTGAGGGGGGCTTATCTGCAAATTAGGCCTAAAAGGTACATTCCAATTTACATCGGAGCAAACGGGAGGAAGACAAGAGAACTTACAGGAGAGATTGCTGATGGATGGATTCCGATATGTGAGAGCCCGAAAACTTACAAAAAGAATGCAGAAGAGGTTATCAGCTCCGCAAGAAAAGCGAAGAGAGACAAGCCGGAGATGGCACTTCAGATATATACGGCAATATCTGACAGGGAGGAGGACCTGAATTTTGTCAGGATGTATCCTGTTGTTATGCTGCTTGGGTCTCTAAAGAAGATCAGAGAGGCTGGATATGATGTTGATATAGACGAAATCGGTGATGAGTTCTACTTCAAGGAACTGATTCCCGGAGAGAGCATGGAGAACAAGCTTTACGAACTCATTCCGAAAATTCCGGTCGAGGTCTCGAACGATTTCTCAATAATGGGTAACAGGGAGGAGTGCATCGAAAAAATAGAAGCTTTCATTAAGGCAGGAGTTGAACATTTCATCCTGATAAACATTGGCCCGGATCCCAAGGAAACTCTTAGGATTTATGGTGAGGAGATCGTGCCATACTTTAGAGAGCTTCGCGATTGA
- a CDS encoding biotin--[acetyl-CoA-carboxylase] ligase, with the protein MEYSTKIDVDDNIVEISELLKGWVSGEELARKLNVSRTAVWKKIKRLRNMGYVIEGAKGKGYRIVSEPKFSPISVVRSVRGSLIKTVYYYDVLDSTNNKARELPENSLVIAEEQIMGKGRLGRKWFSKKGGLYFSIALKPEMNLEDIPKLTLTSGVAVARALEEYQARLKWPNDVLINGKKVCGILSEIVGEIENFKVIVGIGINVENAVPDYATNLKNLNSEVNRAEILKDVIEQFTKYYKMLLSREWNKIRFEWLELSDTIGKFVEVKAGNRTYRGKAIDMDYDGGLIVETEEGTEKVFSGDCFYI; encoded by the coding sequence GTGGAGTACTCTACAAAAATAGATGTGGATGACAACATCGTTGAGATTTCCGAACTTCTAAAAGGATGGGTCAGTGGTGAGGAATTGGCCAGAAAACTGAATGTTAGCAGAACAGCAGTATGGAAAAAAATAAAGAGACTGCGGAACATGGGGTATGTCATTGAGGGAGCTAAAGGGAAGGGTTACAGGATAGTTTCCGAGCCAAAATTTTCTCCAATTTCTGTTGTAAGGTCTGTGAGAGGTTCACTTATCAAAACGGTTTACTACTATGATGTCCTCGACTCCACAAACAACAAAGCACGAGAACTTCCTGAGAACAGTCTCGTTATCGCGGAAGAGCAGATCATGGGTAAGGGCAGACTGGGAAGGAAATGGTTCAGCAAGAAAGGCGGGCTATACTTTTCCATAGCTCTCAAGCCAGAGATGAACCTAGAAGATATTCCAAAGCTTACCCTCACCTCTGGAGTTGCTGTTGCCAGAGCGCTTGAAGAGTATCAGGCAAGACTCAAATGGCCCAACGATGTGCTAATCAATGGCAAAAAGGTTTGTGGGATTCTATCGGAGATAGTCGGAGAGATCGAGAACTTTAAGGTTATAGTCGGCATAGGGATAAATGTGGAAAATGCCGTTCCTGATTATGCAACGAACCTCAAAAATCTCAACTCAGAGGTTAACAGAGCAGAAATCTTAAAGGATGTAATCGAGCAATTTACAAAGTACTACAAAATGCTTCTTTCTAGGGAATGGAATAAAATTAGGTTTGAGTGGCTGGAGCTTTCTGACACGATAGGAAAGTTTGTAGAGGTAAAGGCCGGAAACAGAACCTATAGAGGGAAAGCTATTGATATGGATTACGACGGTGGATTGATTGTTGAGACCGAAGAAGGTACTGAAAAAGTATTCTCCGGGGATTGCTTTTACATTTAA
- a CDS encoding KaiC domain-containing protein, producing MIYKAMLSTGIEGLDSIIGGGIPEGHTVVVYGSYGTGKTTFGLHFIYEGLKNNEKSVFISLDEDEDSILESAKSFGMDLEPFNDKLEIIRLDVVMVKESLEKVTNELLNVFKRMNVRRIVIDSLSILESLFDEKERWLAISSLRDIIKQSGATAILTSESDKSGESTKYGIMEYMSDGAINLKIIRKHPLEEPVLALEVVKMRRIRHSRKPVPYMITDRGITVMEGAEIF from the coding sequence ATGATATATAAAGCCATGTTATCCACAGGAATAGAGGGACTCGACAGTATTATTGGTGGCGGCATCCCTGAGGGGCATACTGTAGTGGTTTACGGTAGTTACGGTACTGGAAAGACTACTTTTGGTTTGCATTTCATATATGAAGGTTTGAAGAATAACGAGAAATCCGTTTTCATAAGCCTTGATGAAGATGAGGATAGCATACTTGAGAGTGCCAAAAGCTTTGGAATGGATCTTGAGCCTTTCAATGATAAGCTGGAGATCATCAGGCTGGATGTGGTGATGGTCAAGGAGTCTCTCGAGAAGGTGACAAACGAGCTTTTGAATGTTTTTAAGAGGATGAATGTCAGGAGAATTGTTATCGATAGCCTGAGCATCCTGGAAAGTTTATTTGATGAGAAAGAGCGGTGGCTTGCCATATCATCCCTCAGAGACATAATCAAGCAATCCGGAGCAACAGCTATCCTGACATCGGAGTCTGACAAAAGCGGAGAATCCACCAAATATGGCATAATGGAGTACATGTCTGATGGGGCGATAAATCTGAAGATAATAAGAAAACATCCACTCGAAGAACCGGTTCTTGCTCTAGAAGTGGTTAAAATGAGGAGGATCAGGCACTCACGCAAACCGGTACCCTACATGATAACTGACAGGGGCATTACTGTTATGGAAGGGGCAGAGATATTTTAG
- a CDS encoding RAD55 family ATPase → MKLKFGLKRLDDAIGGGLDENTVNLVTGRSGIGKTILASHWAAEGAKNGMGVAYLATTLVKRSCETYLKKFRFMEDVYDKIHWRFIRVDAKYMMPVTRERIEQAVITTIKMKPEDVDMIVFDTVTDLDKALADPVLFRRVIKYMADLCYKNDITALFIEEAPMMGDWSETKNLSESVIFLDLLHTENGYERAMRILKKYRSSHPLEWIPYDITDEGIVFKEGWYVRRDYSYIYKSD, encoded by the coding sequence ATGAAGCTAAAGTTTGGTCTTAAAAGGCTGGATGATGCCATTGGCGGCGGTCTTGACGAGAACACTGTAAACCTGGTAACGGGCAGGAGCGGTATTGGGAAGACAATTCTTGCGTCACACTGGGCCGCAGAGGGGGCTAAGAATGGGATGGGGGTGGCATATCTTGCAACAACTCTTGTTAAAAGAAGCTGTGAAACGTACCTCAAGAAATTCAGGTTCATGGAGGATGTTTACGATAAGATACACTGGAGGTTCATAAGGGTTGATGCGAAATATATGATGCCCGTAACGAGGGAGAGGATAGAACAAGCAGTCATTACAACAATCAAAATGAAGCCAGAGGATGTTGATATGATTGTTTTTGATACGGTAACAGATCTTGATAAAGCATTAGCAGATCCGGTTCTTTTCAGGAGAGTTATAAAGTATATGGCTGATTTGTGTTATAAAAATGATATAACTGCCCTGTTCATAGAGGAAGCACCCATGATGGGTGACTGGAGTGAGACGAAGAACCTTTCAGAATCGGTTATCTTTCTTGACCTGCTACACACGGAAAATGGTTATGAAAGGGCAATGAGAATTCTGAAGAAATACAGAAGTTCACATCCGCTGGAGTGGATTCCATACGATATAACTGATGAGGGTATTGTTTTCAAAGAGGGATGGTATGTCAGAAGAGACTACAGCTACATCTACAAATCTGATTGA
- a CDS encoding AIR carboxylase family protein, which translates to MKAILIMGSKADINFCKKIADKLAFFGIDCEMKVASAHKTPMRVLEIIREFENEDVVFVTVAGRSNALSGFVDANTTKPVIACPPVSESFAGMDILSSLRMPSGVAPMVVLEPENCALAVAKIFGIKNENIRKKILEYQVNKKREIEEAEI; encoded by the coding sequence ATGAAGGCCATACTCATTATGGGCTCAAAAGCAGATATAAACTTCTGCAAAAAAATAGCTGATAAGCTAGCATTTTTTGGAATTGATTGTGAAATGAAGGTAGCTTCAGCCCACAAAACACCGATGAGAGTTCTGGAGATCATAAGGGAGTTTGAAAACGAAGATGTTGTATTTGTCACTGTTGCTGGGAGAAGCAATGCATTAAGCGGCTTCGTGGATGCGAACACGACAAAGCCTGTGATAGCCTGTCCGCCAGTAAGTGAGAGCTTTGCCGGGATGGATATACTATCCTCGCTGAGAATGCCATCAGGAGTCGCGCCAATGGTTGTTCTCGAACCAGAAAATTGCGCACTAGCTGTTGCGAAAATATTTGGAATCAAAAACGAAAACATCAGAAAGAAAATCTTGGAATATCAGGTAAACAAAAAGAGGGAGATAGAGGAGGCAGAGATCTGA
- a CDS encoding DUF5350 domain-containing protein produces MGKTGTTTWIRIKGRKDQVRLVPGKWQHYKPTGPNQKYDSKGRRRRRLKRSQKSILGVRG; encoded by the coding sequence ATGGGTAAAACAGGCACAACAACATGGATCAGGATAAAGGGGAGGAAAGATCAGGTCAGGCTTGTTCCGGGTAAGTGGCAGCACTACAAGCCAACCGGACCAAACCAGAAATACGATTCCAAGGGTAGAAGGAGAAGGAGACTCAAGAGATCTCAGAAATCGATACTGGGTGTAAGAGGATAA